Proteins encoded within one genomic window of Vicinamibacteria bacterium:
- a CDS encoding alkaline phosphatase family protein yields MRRALALALLFAAGCSREPASEKRLIVLGFDGMDHALTKELMEAGRLPNFSRLAEAGSFQALETSVPPQSPVAWSNFITGMDSGGHGIFDFLHRDPETMVPYLSTTDVSGGGTTIEVGGYQFPLSGGSIELLRKGRTFWEVLENHGVETTIIRMPANFPPSGTATRELTGMGTPDLPGTIGTFSFYTSKLFAFAGQDISGGEVYEVDIFDNVVEAALYGPDNPFLVETEKVTSPFTVYLDPVDPVAKIVAGAEELILREGEWSEWVTVEFPLIPTQTLAGMVRFYLRSVRPDFELYASPVNFDPMAPPLPISTPGGYAAELARATGRFYTQGMPEDTKAIEQGVLTTEEFLAQAEIAGREIREQYRYVLDRFQTGLLFYYVGNVDQVSHVMWKVREPDHPEYDPEVDPEYEGLIEDLYVGLDEMVGYTLDHMGEDTTLVVMSDHGFTSFRRSFHLNAWLAHKGYLAVKNPDLENDPGLFVNVDWTGTRAYGVGLNALYVNLRGREKNGIVAPEKREALMDEIAEQLLGEIDPATGLPAVTKMYKREEVYRDRGELEIGPDLIVGYAKGTRGSGRSALGAVGKEIITDNLDEWSGDHEMDHETVPGVLLTSRPLKRPASSLKELGRSILVEFGIDEPIQPTEETE; encoded by the coding sequence ATGCGGCGCGCCCTGGCCCTGGCTCTCCTCTTTGCCGCCGGATGCTCGCGCGAGCCGGCGTCGGAGAAGCGGCTCATCGTTCTGGGCTTCGACGGCATGGACCACGCGTTGACCAAAGAACTGATGGAAGCCGGCCGCTTGCCGAATTTCTCGCGGCTCGCCGAGGCCGGCAGCTTCCAGGCGCTCGAGACTTCGGTCCCGCCCCAGAGCCCGGTCGCCTGGTCGAACTTCATTACCGGGATGGACTCCGGAGGGCACGGCATCTTCGATTTCCTGCATCGCGATCCGGAAACGATGGTTCCTTACCTGTCGACGACGGACGTCTCCGGGGGAGGAACGACGATCGAGGTCGGCGGGTATCAGTTCCCCCTCTCCGGTGGATCCATCGAGCTTCTGCGAAAGGGACGAACCTTTTGGGAAGTCCTCGAGAACCACGGGGTCGAGACGACGATCATCCGCATGCCGGCGAACTTCCCCCCCTCGGGCACGGCGACGCGCGAGCTCACCGGCATGGGAACGCCGGATTTGCCGGGAACCATCGGCACGTTCTCCTTCTACACATCGAAGCTGTTCGCTTTCGCCGGGCAGGACATCTCCGGCGGCGAGGTGTACGAGGTCGACATCTTCGACAATGTGGTCGAGGCCGCTTTGTATGGTCCTGACAATCCCTTTCTCGTCGAGACCGAGAAGGTGACATCGCCGTTCACCGTCTACCTGGATCCCGTGGATCCGGTGGCCAAGATCGTGGCGGGCGCCGAGGAGCTAATTCTTCGCGAGGGCGAATGGAGCGAGTGGGTGACGGTGGAGTTCCCCCTCATCCCCACGCAAACGCTCGCCGGCATGGTGCGCTTCTACCTGAGATCGGTGCGGCCCGACTTCGAGCTCTACGCCTCGCCGGTCAACTTCGATCCGATGGCGCCTCCTCTTCCGATCTCGACTCCGGGTGGCTATGCGGCGGAGCTGGCCCGAGCCACGGGACGCTTCTACACCCAGGGGATGCCCGAGGACACGAAGGCGATCGAGCAAGGTGTCCTGACGACGGAGGAGTTCCTCGCGCAAGCCGAGATCGCGGGACGGGAGATCCGGGAGCAGTACCGTTACGTCCTCGATCGATTTCAGACCGGCCTGCTCTTCTATTACGTGGGAAACGTCGATCAGGTGAGCCACGTGATGTGGAAGGTGCGCGAGCCCGACCACCCCGAATACGACCCCGAGGTCGATCCGGAGTACGAGGGGCTCATCGAAGACCTCTACGTCGGTTTGGACGAGATGGTGGGCTACACGCTCGATCACATGGGAGAGGACACGACGCTGGTCGTCATGTCCGACCACGGTTTCACGTCGTTCCGACGATCGTTTCACCTGAACGCCTGGCTCGCGCACAAGGGCTATCTCGCCGTCAAGAACCCGGATCTCGAGAACGATCCCGGACTGTTCGTGAACGTGGACTGGACGGGGACGCGCGCCTACGGGGTCGGGTTAAACGCGCTCTATGTCAACCTGCGGGGCCGCGAAAAAAACGGCATCGTGGCGCCGGAGAAGCGCGAGGCCTTGATGGACGAGATCGCCGAGCAGTTGCTCGGCGAGATCGACCCCGCGACCGGACTTCCGGCGGTCACCAAGATGTACAAGCGCGAGGAGGTGTACCGAGATCGTGGCGAGCTCGAGATCGGACCGGACCTCATCGTCGGCTACGCCAAGGGAACGCGAGGGTCGGGCCGTTCGGCACTCGGCGCCGTGGGAAAAGAGATCATCACCGACAACCTGGACGAGTGGAGCGGCGACCACGAGATGGACCACGAGACCGTGCCCGGAGTGCTCTTGACCAGCCGACCCTTGAAGAGACCGGCATCGAGTCTCAAGGAGCTGGGTCGTTCGATTCTGGTGGAGTTCGGGATCGATGAGCCCATCCAGCCAACGGAAGAAACGGAGTAG
- a CDS encoding alkaline phosphatase family protein, giving the protein MKYRRPVLAAGCLLSLLVLTAHPAEAYIGPGAGFALLSSFLVVFTTILIALLSLLVWPFRMAWRFLMRRSRPKPWIRRLIIVGFDGQDPKLTERFIKRGLLPNFQKLAQSGCYRPIETSYPAISPVAWSSFATGTNPAKHNIFDFLDRDRRTYLPLLSSTHIGSVERSLKLGGFRIPLQKPELRLLRKSRPFWSILGDNDIWSTVLRVPITFPPDKFKGAQLSAMCVPDLLGTQGTFLLYTTRASEKRFKEGGIRVELPRNGNRMETKLQGPENLFRDGNPPLELPLRIELDRDQSVARVRVGGNDPVELPPRKLSDWIPLSFSAAPGVKVSGICRMMVTEMDEHFSLYVTPINIDPDKPAMPISHPSYYATYLSKKIGHYCTLGLAEDTWALNEGVTDDATFLQQTYDIDRERQDMFFAALDRLRAGALVCVFDATDRIQHMFWHYLEENHPANNGQGVADAEHRTAIENIYKHNDELVGRVLERVGKGDVLVVLSDHGFNSFQRGVNLNGWLQKEGLLTLKEGSEGRSEWLRDVDWSRTKAYALGLTGMFLNLEGREANGIVEPGAEANAVKRAIIEKLSGLVDDERGEVGIQEVFDTATIYDGPYLENAPDLIIGYNNGYRISWDCATGVVAGPVFEDNVKAWSGDHCVDPRLVPGVFFSNYPIESKTPSLVDIAPSALTLFGVEPPKHMEGKPLFAREVFQPR; this is encoded by the coding sequence ATGAAGTATCGACGCCCGGTTCTAGCCGCAGGCTGCTTACTGTCCCTCCTGGTCCTCACTGCCCACCCGGCGGAAGCCTATATCGGACCAGGCGCGGGCTTCGCTCTGCTCTCCTCGTTCCTGGTGGTATTTACGACCATCCTGATAGCGCTCCTGTCGCTTCTGGTATGGCCCTTCCGCATGGCCTGGCGTTTCCTGATGAGGCGGTCCCGGCCGAAGCCCTGGATTCGCCGGCTCATCATCGTCGGCTTCGACGGGCAGGATCCCAAGCTGACCGAGAGGTTCATCAAACGGGGGCTCTTGCCCAACTTCCAGAAACTGGCGCAATCGGGGTGCTACCGCCCGATCGAAACGAGCTACCCCGCGATCTCGCCCGTTGCCTGGTCCTCCTTCGCGACCGGGACCAATCCGGCGAAGCACAATATCTTCGACTTTCTCGACCGGGATCGACGCACGTATCTTCCCCTGCTGTCCTCGACGCACATCGGCAGCGTCGAGCGCTCGCTCAAGCTCGGGGGGTTTCGAATCCCTCTCCAGAAGCCCGAATTGCGCTTGCTCAGGAAGTCGAGACCGTTCTGGAGCATCCTGGGCGACAACGACATATGGAGCACCGTGCTGAGAGTCCCGATCACGTTTCCGCCCGATAAGTTCAAGGGCGCTCAGCTTTCGGCCATGTGCGTTCCCGACCTTCTGGGCACCCAGGGCACGTTCCTGCTATACACCACACGAGCGTCGGAGAAACGCTTCAAAGAAGGCGGAATCCGGGTGGAGCTCCCGCGGAACGGCAACCGGATGGAGACGAAGCTCCAGGGCCCGGAGAACCTGTTTCGCGACGGAAACCCACCCCTGGAGCTGCCACTTCGGATCGAGCTCGATCGCGACCAGAGTGTGGCGCGGGTCCGGGTGGGGGGGAACGACCCCGTCGAGCTCCCCCCCCGCAAACTCTCGGACTGGATACCTCTTTCGTTCAGCGCCGCACCCGGAGTCAAGGTCTCGGGGATTTGCCGGATGATGGTGACCGAGATGGACGAGCATTTCTCGCTCTATGTGACGCCCATCAATATCGATCCGGACAAACCGGCGATGCCCATCTCCCACCCGTCCTACTACGCAACCTATCTTTCGAAGAAAATCGGTCACTACTGCACGCTGGGCCTCGCCGAGGACACCTGGGCGCTCAACGAGGGCGTGACCGACGATGCGACGTTCCTTCAGCAGACGTACGACATCGACCGAGAACGCCAGGACATGTTCTTTGCTGCCCTCGACCGTCTCCGCGCGGGCGCGCTCGTGTGTGTCTTCGACGCCACCGACCGTATTCAGCACATGTTCTGGCATTACCTCGAGGAGAATCACCCGGCGAACAACGGCCAGGGTGTGGCCGATGCCGAGCACCGGACCGCCATCGAGAACATCTACAAGCACAATGACGAGCTCGTGGGGAGGGTCCTGGAAAGAGTCGGGAAGGGTGACGTCCTCGTCGTGCTCTCGGATCATGGGTTCAATTCGTTTCAGCGCGGCGTGAACCTGAACGGCTGGCTCCAGAAAGAGGGGTTGCTCACGCTCAAGGAGGGCTCCGAGGGCAGAAGCGAATGGTTGCGCGACGTCGACTGGTCGCGAACCAAGGCCTACGCGCTCGGCCTGACCGGAATGTTCCTGAACCTCGAGGGGCGGGAGGCGAACGGGATCGTAGAGCCCGGCGCGGAAGCGAATGCGGTGAAGCGGGCGATCATCGAGAAGCTCTCCGGCCTGGTGGACGACGAGCGCGGCGAGGTCGGCATTCAAGAGGTATTCGACACCGCCACGATTTACGACGGGCCCTATCTCGAGAACGCACCCGACCTGATCATCGGGTACAACAACGGCTACCGAATCTCCTGGGACTGCGCCACGGGCGTGGTCGCCGGTCCCGTCTTCGAGGACAACGTCAAGGCCTGGAGCGGCGACCACTGCGTGGATCCCCGCCTGGTTCCCGGAGTGTTCTTCTCGAACTATCCCATCGAGTCGAAGACCCCTTCGCTCGTCGACATCGCTCCGAGCGCCCTCACCTTGTTCGGAGTCGAGCCCCCGAAGCACATGGAGGGAAAGCCTCTGTTTGCTCGCGAGGTATTCCAGCCACGTTGA
- a CDS encoding sulfotransferase: protein MKRLYRRLRYGEPVIVVSGLPRSGTSMAMQMLALGGISVVTDGIREPGEDNPKGYYEDERVKDLYKEDADRAWLREARGKAVKIISFLLKDLPDTNNYKVIFMKRELREVLASQKKMLERRNESNESSDERMLELWEDHLWKASYLMKHRDHFRFIEIAYGDVISNALGEAHRIRDFLALPLDVEKMATAVEEKLYRNRA, encoded by the coding sequence ATGAAGAGGCTGTATCGAAGGCTGCGATATGGTGAGCCGGTGATTGTCGTGTCGGGGCTTCCTCGGTCGGGAACTTCGATGGCCATGCAAATGCTCGCTCTGGGTGGCATTTCGGTCGTCACCGACGGGATCCGGGAACCGGGGGAAGATAACCCCAAGGGCTATTACGAGGACGAGCGCGTCAAAGACCTATACAAAGAAGATGCCGACCGCGCCTGGCTTCGTGAGGCCCGGGGCAAGGCGGTGAAGATCATATCGTTTCTGTTGAAGGACCTTCCCGACACGAACAACTACAAGGTCATTTTCATGAAACGCGAGCTTCGGGAGGTGCTCGCTTCACAGAAGAAGATGCTCGAGAGACGCAACGAGAGCAACGAATCGAGCGACGAGCGAATGCTCGAGCTTTGGGAAGATCACCTATGGAAGGCGAGCTACTTGATGAAACACCGCGACCACTTCCGGTTCATCGAGATCGCTTACGGCGACGTCATCTCCAATGCGCTCGGCGAGGCCCACCGGATTCGGGACTTTCTCGCGCTTCCGCTCGATGTCGAGAAGATGGCAACCGCGGTGGAGGAAAAGCTCTATCGAAACCGCGCTTGA